The window CGCGATCCGCGAGGCAATTAATGATGATAAAACTTTAGGGGCATCGGCCACCAACCTGGCCGGCCTGCTTAAAACTCAGGATTCAGGCATAGTTGATTATTGTGTATTGGGCCCGTTCGCCCATACTGAAACCAGGCCAAATAATTTCCCCTTGCTGGGTTACGATGGTTACCGTCAATTAGAAAAAGCCCCAGTTGAAATTCCGGTTATTGCAACCGGCGGAATCCAGTTACAGGATGTTGAACTATTGCTTAAAACTGGCATTTACGGTATAGCGGTTTCATCGGCCATTAATCGTTCTGTTGATCCGGGCGGAATGGTGAAGGAGTTTTACCGCAAAGTGTACTAAACTTATTATAACCCCATAGTAAGTTCCATTTTTGGTATTTGTTATTTCTGAATAACAAAGGCACCTTTCCTACATGCCAAAACTGCTACAAAATAGCTGGTCAAAAAAGATTGGGGCTTTGTTTCAACGATGCACATTTAACTATAACAAAGAATATTTTAGTTCATTGAACAAAATGAGCCGTTGATTTTATATATTGCATGTAAATCCAATATATAACCTATATCCCTCTTTATGGAAAGCTATAATAGACTGTGGCGGTTGTTCTTTGCTATTGCGTTAGTTTCAATCGCGGTTCAACAATTTATTTGCTCTGGTTTCAGGCCGGTTATTATGCCTCCCGAGCCAGCATTTATAGGCCAAAGTACCTTTTGCATGTGCGTATCCGGCATTTTGCTCATACTGGTATCTGCTGCTATTATATCGGGCATCAACTCGCACATCGTTGCCGACTACCTGGGGGCATTCATGCTGTTGATGATTATCCTTTCGCACGTGCCTTATAACATTAAAATAAACCAGCTTTTTTTAGCGGGATGGAACGATGCATTTAAACTGCTGGCTTTATGCGGCGGGGCATTTATTGTAGCCACATCAATACC is drawn from Mucilaginibacter ginsenosidivorax and contains these coding sequences:
- a CDS encoding thiamine phosphate synthase: MKKYISRFHYITQDMPQRSHIQQVEIACNAGANWIQYRCNTKPENELIAEIDQIAAICDDWGATLIITNHYQLLDKVDAQGVHIEDEAADFSAIREAINDDKTLGASATNLAGLLKTQDSGIVDYCVLGPFAHTETRPNNFPLLGYDGYRQLEKAPVEIPVIATGGIQLQDVELLLKTGIYGIAVSSAINRSVDPGGMVKEFYRKVY